A part of Eubacterium sp. AB3007 genomic DNA contains:
- a CDS encoding NAD/NADP octopine/nopaline dehydrogenase family protein yields MISTDIGQVVKGAGIICISTISWRHEALFAKLIPHLEDGQVVMIFTDNFGTLLLRKMMREAGCEKDVIIGGWASAPYGTRVEQVNGHMFPHVGVKYRAITLRGAALPDKDTEAFLEASRYLPAMDCVTEGDGPARGDTVMDINFANVNPVIHVPASVLGVSTMENWGISFGGYDKTTYSMYCHALCPSICEVQVQFYNEEIALAEALGVGTPRYKKEMFFSRRSILTQEYMGLDAEGNDNVVFPLEEPSDEGNSGPDSIHHRYITEDIPVGCKIYHDLGVAYGVPTPIIDAMIVIGGAFHQKDFLAESRYSLAYLGIDDMDKVRLNEYLRYGN; encoded by the coding sequence GTGATCAGCACGGACATCGGCCAGGTGGTGAAGGGGGCAGGTATTATCTGCATCTCCACCATATCCTGGCGGCACGAGGCTTTGTTCGCCAAGCTGATCCCGCATCTGGAGGATGGCCAGGTGGTGATGATTTTCACCGATAACTTCGGCACGCTGCTTCTGCGGAAGATGATGCGGGAGGCCGGATGCGAGAAGGATGTGATCATAGGGGGATGGGCCTCTGCGCCTTACGGTACCCGAGTCGAGCAGGTGAATGGACATATGTTCCCGCACGTAGGGGTCAAGTACCGTGCGATCACCTTGCGGGGGGCAGCGCTTCCGGATAAGGATACGGAGGCGTTTCTGGAGGCCTCTCGCTATCTGCCTGCCATGGACTGCGTCACGGAAGGGGATGGACCAGCCAGGGGAGACACGGTGATGGACATCAACTTTGCCAACGTGAATCCGGTGATCCACGTTCCGGCTTCTGTGCTGGGGGTATCCACCATGGAGAATTGGGGTATTTCTTTTGGCGGCTACGACAAGACCACCTACTCCATGTATTGCCACGCGTTGTGCCCTTCTATCTGTGAAGTACAGGTGCAGTTCTACAACGAAGAGATCGCTCTGGCAGAAGCTCTGGGAGTTGGGACCCCCCGCTATAAGAAGGAAATGTTTTTCTCCAGGCGCAGCATCCTGACCCAGGAGTACATGGGGTTAGATGCGGAGGGCAACGACAATGTCGTCTTCCCGCTGGAGGAACCTTCTGACGAGGGGAACTCCGGGCCGGACAGCATCCATCATCGTTATATCACAGAGGATATCCCGGTAGGCTGCAAGATCTACCATGACCTGGGGGTCGCCTATGGCGTGCCCACCCCTATTATTGACGCTATGATCGTCATCGGAGGCGCCTTTCACCAGAAGGATTTTCTGGCAGAGAGTCGCTACTCGCTGGCGTATCTTGGCATCGACGATATGGACAAGGTGAGGTTGAATGAATATCTGCGATATGGAAATTAA
- the radA gene encoding DNA repair protein RadA, whose amino-acid sequence MAKKPKTVFVCQECGYESPKWMGRCVCGAWNSFVEEKVLPSDISEDPRRRGKAPGAGGSTKPSQLKNVGSADHQRIDTGIRELNRVLGGGLVKGSLTLISGEPGIGKSTLIIQAAQKIAEKAGPVLYVSGEESEEQIKMRADRVCGKLSDALFVLAETNMENIQTACETVKPVFLVIDSIQTMYTQELDSVPGSVSQVRACGNLLMRIGKGADIPVFIVAHVTKSGELAGPKIVEHMVDCVLNFTGERDHDIRILRAYKNRFGTTSEIGAFQMEEAGLIQIENLSGSLLENTSEQAEGSVITAIYEGSRPVFMEIQALATPANVGFARRTAVGVDHQRLSMILAVLEKKQGMPLLNQDVYVNVVGGLRPDSTCVDLAVALSVYSSVRGITPQKRTVAIGEVGLTGDLRSVQNAEKIAIEADRLGYQQIIMPAKNAGRMKKDLAGSCQIIGVRTLSDAIGVYRG is encoded by the coding sequence ATGGCCAAGAAACCGAAAACTGTGTTCGTCTGCCAGGAGTGTGGCTACGAGAGCCCCAAGTGGATGGGGCGCTGCGTATGCGGTGCCTGGAATTCTTTTGTGGAGGAGAAGGTGCTCCCCTCTGACATCAGCGAGGATCCGCGGCGACGAGGCAAGGCCCCGGGTGCCGGCGGAAGCACAAAGCCTTCTCAGCTGAAGAATGTTGGCTCTGCGGATCATCAACGGATCGATACCGGGATCCGGGAACTGAATCGGGTGCTGGGAGGCGGACTGGTGAAAGGTTCTCTGACACTGATCTCCGGAGAACCCGGGATAGGGAAATCCACGTTGATTATCCAGGCGGCCCAAAAAATCGCAGAGAAGGCAGGGCCGGTTCTCTATGTATCCGGTGAGGAATCAGAGGAACAGATCAAGATGCGCGCCGACCGTGTCTGCGGGAAGCTCAGTGATGCACTGTTCGTGCTGGCAGAGACCAATATGGAGAACATTCAGACCGCCTGTGAGACGGTCAAGCCGGTCTTCCTGGTCATCGATTCCATCCAGACGATGTATACGCAGGAACTGGATTCAGTACCCGGCAGTGTATCGCAGGTCAGAGCCTGTGGTAACCTGCTGATGCGCATCGGTAAGGGGGCAGATATCCCCGTGTTTATCGTGGCCCACGTCACCAAGAGCGGCGAGCTGGCGGGCCCCAAGATCGTAGAACACATGGTGGACTGCGTGCTGAATTTTACCGGAGAGCGCGATCACGACATTCGGATCCTCCGGGCCTACAAGAACCGTTTCGGCACTACCAGTGAGATTGGGGCCTTTCAGATGGAAGAGGCTGGGTTGATCCAGATCGAGAACCTGTCCGGAAGTCTGTTGGAAAATACCAGCGAGCAGGCCGAAGGATCGGTGATCACGGCGATCTACGAGGGAAGCCGGCCGGTGTTCATGGAGATCCAGGCATTGGCGACGCCGGCTAACGTGGGGTTCGCCCGCAGGACAGCGGTCGGTGTGGATCACCAACGGCTCAGTATGATCCTGGCGGTCCTGGAGAAGAAGCAGGGGATGCCGCTTCTGAACCAGGATGTCTATGTGAATGTTGTCGGAGGGCTTCGACCTGACAGCACCTGCGTGGACCTGGCAGTGGCCTTGTCGGTGTATTCCTCGGTAAGGGGGATCACTCCGCAGAAGCGCACAGTGGCCATCGGTGAGGTGGGCCTCACCGGAGATCTTCGGTCGGTGCAGAACGCAGAGAAGATCGCAATAGAGGCAGATCGACTGGGGTACCAGCAGATCATCATGCCGGCCAAGAACGCCGGACGCATGAAAAAAGACCTGGCAGGAAGCTGCCAGATCATCGGTGTACGGACGCTGTCCGATGCCATCGGAGTATACAGGGGCTAG